In a single window of the Tetrapisispora phaffii CBS 4417 chromosome 11, complete genome genome:
- the CAX4 gene encoding dolichyldiphosphatase (similar to Saccharomyces cerevisiae CAX4 (YGR036C); ancestral locus Anc_4.179), with the protein MLENSTLTISPNIIPLDDTFILYDSNSLLSFCCAYFSLIPIGILMFYLSWFITTREIEACIIAGGQVSNEIFNNVVKKIIKQPRPAFFGDSFQNNTMRSGYGMPSAHSQFMGFFFIYFTLTYIRRWNNLTSVKKVLGVANLACLSAIVCFSRAYLNYHTIGQVIVGWSLGACAGSTYYFIIGVLRELGFINWLLDLWILKQVYAKDSFNLAPFSLRDEYNHYLRRKITTDSRTKKNN; encoded by the coding sequence ATGCTGGAAAACTCCACTTTAACTATATCCCCCAATATTATACCCCTGGATGATACATTTATACTATATGACTCGAACAGTCTGCTGTCATTCTGCTGTGCTTACTTCTCATTGATTCCAATCGGTATATTGATGTTTTATCTTTCATGGTTCATCACAACGAGAGAGATCGAAGCGTGCATTATTGCTGGTGGACAAGTGAGTAACGAGATTTTCAACAATGtagtgaaaaaaataatcaagCAACCTAGACCTGCCTTTTTTGGTGACAGTTTCCAAAATAATACGATGAGGTCCGGATATGGCATGCCTAGTGCTCATTCGCAGTTTATGGgattttttttcatctaTTTCACGCTAACGTACATCAGAAGATGGAATAATTTAACATCAGTAAAAAAAGTGCTGGGCGTAGCGAACCTAGCCTGTTTATCTGCAATCGTATGTTTCTCTAGAGCGTATTTAAACTACCATACGATTGGGCAAGTAATAGTTGGATGGAGTTTAGGAGCATGCGCAGGATCCACATACTACTTCATTATTGGAGTGTTAAGAGAATTGGGATTCATCAATTGGCTATTAGACTTGTGGATACTCAAGCAAGTCTATGCAAAGGATTCATTCAATTTAGCGCCTTTCTCATTAAGGGATGAATACAACCATTATCTACGAAGAAAAATAACCACCGATTCTCGGAccaagaaaaataattga
- the RPL26B gene encoding 60S ribosomal protein uL24 (similar to Saccharomyces cerevisiae RPL26B (YGR034W) and RPL26A (YLR344W); ancestral locus Anc_4.176): MAKQSLDVSSDRRKARKAYFTAPSSERRVLLSAPLSKELRAQYGIKALPIRRDDEILVARGANKGQEGKVSSVYRLKFSIQVDKITKDKSNGASVPINIHPSKVVITKLHLDKDRKALIERKGGKLE; the protein is encoded by the exons ATGGCTAAGCAATCTTTAG ACGTCTCCTCTGATAGAAGAAAGGCCAGAAAGGCTTATTTTACCGCCCCATCATCTGAACGTCGTGTTCTATTGTCTGCTCCATTATCTAAGGAATTGAGAGCTCAATACGGTATTAAGGCTTTACCAATCAGAAGAGATGATGAAATCTTAGTTGCCCGTGGTGCTAACAAGGGTCAAGAAGGTAAGGTTTCTTCTGTCTACAGATTAAAGTTCTCCATCCAAGTTGACAAGATCACCAAGGACAAATCTAACGGTGCCTCTGTTCCAATCAACATTCACCCATCTAAAGTTGTCATCACCAAGTTACACTTAGACAAGGACAGAAAGGCCTTGATTGAAAGAAAAGGTGGTAAATTAGaataa
- the KAP95 gene encoding karyopherin beta (similar to Saccharomyces cerevisiae KAP95 (YLR347C); ancestral locus Anc_4.180) produces MSVVEFATILENTILSPDQNIRVQSETQLKKLSNENFLQYADYLSQVIVAPVDTNIKIEAKILASLSLKNELVSKDSVKNENFKQRWINFVNVKTRNAIKERAISALIDPEIRIANSAAQLVAAIANIELPINEWPGLMKVVVENTAPEKPENVKRSFLLTLGYICENSDPSSPALISASNDILIAIVQGAQSSEPSVLVRLTALNALGDSLNFIKNNMDREGERNYLMQVVCEATQSDNAEIQAASFGCLCKIMSLYYSYMKHYMEQALFGLTISTMKSPNDKVASMAVEFWSTICEEEIDLAYELSQFPDSPFQSYNFALSSIKEVIPNLLNLLTRQNEDPEDDDWNVSMSAGACLQLFAQNCGNYILEPVLEFVEANMTNENWRYREASVMSFGSILDGPDKEQRTFVIHQAFPAILNLMNDPSLQVKETASWCIGRIADLVIEAIDAQNNLPGVMQACVIGLKDHPKVAANCSWTIINLVEQLADVQPSPIFNYYPVLADALITAANRPDNENNARASAFSCLTTLVEYATDSVSEFSASISTFIMDKLGQTMSINEENLSIEERQSLQELQANVLTVLATVIRKSPDSVVSVSDMLMDLFIKLLNKKESSFIEDDIFYAVSSLAMSLGKNFEKYLDTFSPYLVNALNQVDSQVSITAVGFIADISNSLEEDFKKYSGAFMNVLGQMMQAPNARKDLHPAVLSVFGDISSNIGADFMPYLNEVMTICVSAQNAEPENGSLEALDYHLKVLEAVLDAYVGMIAGLHDQPQAIYPFVGTIFQFLNKVADEPQLAGQDSTARSAVGLIGDISLMFANGSIKQFYSQEWMVEFIKKTRSNKTFSQSTKDAARWAREQQKHQSTL; encoded by the coding sequence GTTGTTGAATTTGCTACCATTTTAGAGAACACTATTTTATCTCCAGACCAAAATATACGTGTTCAGAGTGAAACtcaattgaagaaactTTCAAATGAGAACTTTTTACAGTATGCAGATTATTTATCACAAGTTATAGTTGCTCCCGTTGatacaaatattaaaattgaagCAAAAATCTTGGCTTCTttatctttgaaaaatgaattagTTTCGAAAGATTCAGTTAAAAATGAGAATTTTAAACAGCGTTGGATAAACTTCGTTAATGTCAAGACGAGAAACGCAATCAAAGAAAGAGCTATATCTGCACTAATTGATCCGGAAATTAGAATCGCAAACTCTGCTGCACAATTAGTCGCTGCAATCGCAAATATTGAACTTCCTATAAATGAATGGCCAGGATTAATGAAAGTCGTGGTGGAAAATACTGCTCCAGAAAAACCAGAAAACGTAAAGAGATCATTCTTACTGACTTTAGGTTATATTTGCGAAAATTCAGACCCAAGCTCTCCTGCTTTGATCTCAGCatcaaatgatattttaattgcaATTGTACAAGGTGCTCAATCTTCAGAACCTTCTGTTTTAGTTAGATTGACTGCATTGAATGCTCTTGGCGattctttgaatttcatTAAGAATAATATGGATCGTGAAGGTGAAAGAAACTATTTAATGCAAGTGGTTTGCGAAGCTACTCAAAGTGATAATGCAGAAATTCAAGCTGCATCTTTTGGTTGTTTATGTAAGATTATGTCTTTGTATTACTCATATATGAAACATTATATGGAACAAGCTTTATTTGGTTTAACAATTTCCACCATGAAATCCCCAAATGATAAAGTGGCTTCGATGGCAGTCGAGTTTTGGTCCACCATTtgtgaagaagaaattgatttagCGTACGAATTATCACAATTTCCTGATTCTCCATTTCAAAGTTATAATTTTGCCTTGTCTTCTATAAAAGAAGTCATtccaaatttattaaacttATTAACTAGGCAAAATGAAGATccagaagatgatgattgGAACGTTTCAATGTCTGCTGGTGCATGTTTACAATTATTTGCTCAAAATTGTGGTAACTACATTTTAGAACCAGTACTAGAATTTGTTGAAGCAAATATGACAAATGAAAATTGGAGATATCGTGAGGCTTCTGTAATGTCATTTGGTTCCATTTTAGATGGACCAGATAAAGAACAAAGAACTTTCGTGATTCATCAAGCATTCCCAgctattttaaatttaatgaatgaCCCATCCTTGCAAGTGAAAGAAACTGCATCTTGGTGTATCGGTAGAATCGCAGACTTAGTGATCGAAGCTATTGATGCTCAAAATAACTTACCTGGAGTGATGCAGGCATGTGTTATTGGCCTAAAGGACCATCCTAAGGTCGCTGCAAACTGCTCTTGGACTATCATCAATTTAGTGGAACAACTGGCCGATGTTCAACCTTCTccaattttcaattattatcCAGTATTAGCAGACGCACTTATCACAGCAGCAAATAGACCAGATAACGAAAATAACGCTCGTGCATCTGCATTTTCATGTTTAACAACCCTAGTGGAATATGCTACTGATTCAGTTTCTGAATTTTCAGCATCAATCTCGACATTTATCATGGATAAATTAGGTCAAACAATGTCTATTAACGAAGAAAATTTAAGCATAGAAGAAAGACAAAGCTTACAAGAACTACAAGCAAATGTTTTAACTGTTTTAGCCACTGTCATTAGAAAATCACCAGATAGTGTTGTATCTGTTTCAGATATGTTAATGGatttgtttattaaattattaaacaaaaaagaatcTTCTTTCATTGAAGATGATATCTTTTATGCAGTCTCTTCATTAGCAATGTCCTTAggtaaaaattttgaaaaatatttggacACATTTTCGCCATACTTAGTTAATGCTCTAAATCAAGTTGATTCACAAGTATCTATAACGGCTGTTGGATTCATTGCTGATATTTCGAATTCATTAGAAGAGGATTTCAAGAAATACTCAGGTGCTTTCATGAATGTATTGGGACAAATGATGCAAGCTCCTAATGCAAGAAAAGATTTACACCCTGCTGTGCTAAGTGTATTTGGTGATATTTCATCTAATATAGGTGCCGATTTTATGCCATACTTAAATGAGGTTATGACCATTTGTGTTTCTGCTCAAAATGCTGAACCTGAAAACGGTAGTTTAGAAGCTCTAGATTACCACTTGAAGGTTCTTGAAGCTGTATTAGATGCCTATGTTGGTATGATTGCTGGTTTACACGATCAACCACAAGCTATTTATCCATTCGTTGGTAcaattttccaatttttgaataagGTTGCGGATGAACCACAATTGGCCGGTCAAGACTCCACTGCTAGATCGGCTGTTGGTTTGATCGGTGATATTTCACTTATGTTTGCTAATGGTTCAATCAAACAATTTTACTCCCAAGAATGGATGgttgaatttattaagaAGACAAgatcaaataaaacattCAGTCAATCTACTAAAGATGCCGCCAGATGGGCTAGAGAACAACAAAAGCATCAATCAACattataa
- the TPHA0K01230 gene encoding uncharacterized protein (similar to Saccharomyces cerevisiae YGR035C and YLR346C; ancestral locus Anc_4.178), with protein sequence MVCSLWIKNTPLYNQSSEYIHNTHNTMFCPKLICPRKRCNSDSAIVAKVDSRTSTFSSLGSTASMSSNSSVASKVSSIISAKPFSNVILLGRGPYESQKPNMISRHDLMLASQKK encoded by the coding sequence ATGGTTTGCAGTTTGTGGATAAAAAACACCCCACTATACAATCAATCATCAGAATATATACACAATACTCATAATACAATGTTTTGCCCAAAACTTATCTGTCCAAGAAAACGCTGCAATTCCGATTCTGCCATCGTCGCAAAAGTTGACTCCAGAACATCTACTTTCTCAAGTCTCGGTTCAACCGCTTCAATGTCATCGAACAGTTCAGTGGCATCTAAAGTATCATCCATAATATCTGCAAAGCCTTTCTCTAATGTCATCCTTCTAGGAAGAGGCCCTTATGAAAGTCAAAAGCCGAATATGATCAGCAGGCATGATCTAATGCTTGCTTCTcagaaaaaatga
- the TIM21 gene encoding Tim21p (similar to Saccharomyces cerevisiae TIM21 (YGR033C); ancestral locus Anc_4.175), with protein MLRLFPQSARKSALLANKGTNLRPANNIINHRVSSLLSVKHRHLSTYTYPRIHAEKKANVKKLPLWNRIKSYSTFTASGVLIVGATGISAIVIYLIVTELFSPSGDTQLFNRAVSLVEKDEIVRSKLQCHDTIIRQERLKAYGELVPGDKWTRNRPISSSKKLDRQGKEHYFMRFHVESKEKIGLAHLEAIESDKRYKPDFLSLYIDIPGEQRYYLIKPRMKQIIQPRGFLGFNWGSKK; from the coding sequence atgttGAGGCTTTTCCCACAAAGTGCCCGAAAATCAGCACTGTTGGCCAATAAAGGCACAAATTTACGACCagcaaataatattataaaccACAGagtttcttcattattatcagtTAAACATAGGCACTTATCGACTTATACGTATCCAAGAATACACGCAGAAAAAAAGGCAAATGTCAAAAAATTACCTTTATGGAATCGCATCAAATCATATAGTACATTTACAGCATCTGGTGTGTTGATCGTCGGTGCAACTGGTATATCAGCAATTGTTATTTATCTAATTGTAactgaattattttctCCATCCGGAGATACCCAGCTATTTAACCGTGCAGTCTCATTAGTTGAGAAGGATGAGATTGTCAGATCAAAACTACAATGTCATGATACAATTATCAGACAAGAACGTTTAAAAGCATATGGTGAATTAGTTCCTGGTGACAAATGGACAAGAAATAGACCAATATCTTCAAGCAAAAAACTCGATAGGCAAGGAAAAGAACATTACTTCATGAGATTCCATGTAGAATCAAAAGAGAAAATTGGATTGGCACATCTTGAAGCAATCGAGTCAGATAAACGCTACAAACCTGATTTTTtaagtttatatattgatattccTGGTGAACAAAGGTATTATCTAATTAAACCAAGAATGAAACAGATTATCCAGCCTAGAGGATTTTTAGGGTTCAATTGGGGAtcgaaaaaataa
- the TPHA0K01240 gene encoding bifunctional fructose-2,6-bisphosphate 2-phosphatase/6-phosphofructo-2-kinase (similar to Saccharomyces cerevisiae YLR345W; ancestral locus Anc_4.177), whose amino-acid sequence METKELKTSPAPNVPLDNEELLNGLGSELMDRRFSEGNHMARTDSRWGKLNVPQSGSDKDDTSRSGTAGSVDSVHKPIKIEENVAPGQLYATDSGKLFHAGKILIVLVGLPATSKTALSVAITRYTRWLGVRAESFHISKYRKEMNYSGDDCYSAVPETKVGKEFRKSLLESVFNDMIVFFQKTKGQIAVYDALNIRKEDRTNIHIRFANLNIKVIFIESIVKDPELYELNLLNAAKASEFENFTKEQTQNILKRRLQLNKSFYQKMSKDEKLCYIKFIDFGKEIIVNNIKGGYLINKIVFFLMNLRNTNGKIYFSRCGTSEKDNYLNDEELNKEGIDFAHRMTDVIMERVSKNEQDPDNQEMARWKLNALTDSKPLHVFTAERKRTYDTGQFFAKKYNIPVYQRMELKQLREGSVADLSEEEKQNRYPTEYQEYLKDPYHYRFPRAESYHDLAIRMEPFLLELERISGDILIIAHESTLRVLYGYFMASSCQDLWKTNFSRDEITEITITPFQNQVRKIPI is encoded by the coding sequence atggaAACTAAAGAATTGAAGACCAGCCCAGCTCCTAATGTGCCCTTAGATAATGAGGAATTATTGAATGGATTGGGTAGTGAATTGATGGATAGGAGATTCAGTGAAGGTAATCATATGGCTAGAACTGATTCCAGATGGGGTAAACTAAATGTTCCCCAATCAGGAAGTGATAAAGATGACACAAGTAGGAGCGGAACTGCCGGTTCTGTTGATAGTGTCCACAAACCAatcaaaattgaagaaaacgTCGCACCTGGACAACTATATGCAACCGATTCTGGGAAATTGTTTCATGCAGGGAAGATTTTGATTGTACTAGTTGGGCTACCAGCTACTTCAAAGACTGCTCTATCTGTTGCTATTACAAGGTATACAAGATGGCTAGGAGTCAGGGCAGAATCATttcatatttcaaaatatagaAAAGAGATGAATTATTCAGGGGATGATTGTTACTCTGCGGTACCTGAAACGAAAGTGGGAAAAGAGTTTAGgaaatcattattagaGTCTGTCTTTAATGATATGATTGTATTTTTCCAAAAGACCAAAGGTCAGATTGCTGTGTATGATGCTTTAAATATCAGGAAGGAGGACAGAACAAACATACACATACGGTTTgctaatttaaatataaaagttATATTCATTGAGTCGATTGTGAAGGATCCTGAGCTAtatgaattgaatttattgaatgCAGCTAAGGCATCTGAGTTTGAGAATTTTACGAAAGAACAAAcccaaaatattttaaaaaggAGGTTACAACTCAATAAAtctttttatcaaaaaatgtctaaagatgaaaaattgtgttatattaaatttatagatTTTGGTAAAGAGATcattgttaataatattaaaggaggttatttaattaataaaattgtattttttttaatgaatttgagAAATACGAATGgtaaaatttatttctctAGATGTGGGACAAGtgaaaaagataattatttaaatgatgaagaattaaataaagaaggAATAGATTTCGCACACCGTATGACAGACGTCATTATGGAAAGAGTCTCTAAAAATGAGCAAGATCCAGATAATCAAGAAATGGCACGTTGGAAATTGAACGCTCTAACGGATTCAAAGCCATTGCATGTCTTTACTGCTGAGCGGAAAAGAACATACGATACTGGACAATTCTTCgcaaagaaatataatattccTGTATACCAAAGAATGGAATTAAAGCAATTGAGGGAAGGTTCTGTAGCAGATTTATCTGAGGAAGAAAAGCAAAACAGATATCCAACTGAATACCAAGAATATCTAAAAGATCCATATCATTACAGATTTCCAAGGGCAGAATCATATCATGACTTAGCTATTCGAATGGAACCATTTTTGTTAGAGTTAGAAAGGATATCGGGCGACATCCTTATAATTGCCCATGAAAGTACATTGAGAGTATTGTATGGTTACTTCATGGCATCTTCATGCCAGGATTTGTGGAAAACCAACTTCTCTCGTGATGAGATAACTGAAATCACTATAACGCCATTTCAAAACCAAGTAAGAAAAATCCCAATATAG